A DNA window from Vidua macroura isolate BioBank_ID:100142 chromosome 28, ASM2450914v1, whole genome shotgun sequence contains the following coding sequences:
- the AP3M2 gene encoding AP-3 complex subunit mu-2 isoform X2, translating to MIHSLFLINASGDIFLEKHWKSVVSRSVCDYFFEAQERASEAENVPPVIPTPHHYLLSVYRHKIFFVAVIQSEVPPLFVIEFLHRVVDTFQDYFGVCSEVIIKDNVVVVYEVLEEMLDNGFPLATESNILKELIKPPTILRTVVNTITGSTNVGDQLPTGQLSVVPWRRTGVKYTNNEAYFDVIEEIDAIIDKSGSTITAEIQGVIDACVKLTGMPDLTLSFMNPRLLDDVSFHPCVRFKRWESERILSFIPPDGNFRLLSYHVSAQNLVAIPVYVKHNISFRDSSSLGRFEITVGPKQTMGKTVEGVMVTSQMPKSVLNMTLTPSQGTHVFDPVTKDKYLGV from the exons ATGATCCACAGTCTGTTCCTGATCAACGCCTCGGGGGACATCTTCCTGGAGAAGCACTGGAAGAGCGTCGTTAGCCGCTCCGTCTGTGACTATTTCTTTGAGGCGCAGGAGCGGGCCTCGGAGGCGGAGAACGTGCCGCCGGTGATCCCCACGCCGCACCACTACCTCCTTAGCGTCTACCGCCACAAGATCTTCTTCGTGGCCGTCATCCAGAGTGAGGTGCCGCCGCTCTTCGTCATCGAGTTCCTGCACCGCGTCGTGGACACGTTCCAG GATTATTTTGGAGTCTGTTCAGAGGTAATAATCAAGGACAATGTTGTGGTGGTTTATGAGGTGCTGGAGGAGATGCTGGACAATGGCTTTCCATTGGCAACAGAGTCTAATATTCTTAAGGAACTGATAAAGCCTCCTACTATTCTGCGAACAGTCGTCAACACCATCACAG gaAGCACTAATGTGGGTGACCAGCTTCCCACTGGACAGCTCTCAGTGGTGCCTTGGAGACGCACTGGTGTAAAATATACCAACAATGAGGCCTATTTTGATGTGATTGAGGAGATAGATGCAATCATTGACAAATCGG GTTCCACCATTACTGCTGAAATCCAAGGAGTGATTGATGCTTGTGTCAAGCTGACTGGGATGCCAGACCTTACCCTCTCCTTTATG aacCCTCGGTTATTGGATGATGTCAGCTTTCACCCATGTGTGCGCTTTAAGCGCTGGGAGTCAGAGAGAATACTCTCCTTCATTCCTCCTGATGGAAATTTCCGCTTGCTATCCTACCATGTCAGTGCTCAGAA TCTTGTGGCAATTCCTGTCTACGTTAAGCACAACATCAGTTTTCGTGATAGCAGCTCACTGGGACGATTTGAGATCACAGTGGGGCCAAAGCAGACTATGGGGAAGACTGTAGAGGGAGTGATGGTCACTAGCCAGATGCCAAAAAGTGTCTTAAATATGACCCTCACACCCTCTCAGGGAACACATGTCTTTGATCCAGTTACAAAG GACAAATACCTTGGTGTCTGA
- the AP3M2 gene encoding AP-3 complex subunit mu-2 isoform X3, whose product MIHSLFLINASGDIFLEKHWKSVVSRSVCDYFFEAQERASEAENVPPVIPTPHHYLLSVYRHKIFFVAVIQSEVPPLFVIEFLHRVVDTFQDYFGVCSEVIIKDNVVVVYEVLEEMLDNGFPLATESNILKELIKPPTILRTVVNTITGSTNVGDQLPTGQLSVVPWRRTGVKYTNNEAYFDVIEEIDAIIDKSGSTITAEIQGVIDACVKLTGMPDLTLSFMNPRLLDDVSFHPCVRFKRWESERILSFIPPDGNFRLLSYHVSAQNLVAIPVYVKHNISFRDSSSLGRFEITVGPKQTMGKTVEGVMVTSQMPKSVLNMTLTPSQGTHVFDPVTKD is encoded by the exons ATGATCCACAGTCTGTTCCTGATCAACGCCTCGGGGGACATCTTCCTGGAGAAGCACTGGAAGAGCGTCGTTAGCCGCTCCGTCTGTGACTATTTCTTTGAGGCGCAGGAGCGGGCCTCGGAGGCGGAGAACGTGCCGCCGGTGATCCCCACGCCGCACCACTACCTCCTTAGCGTCTACCGCCACAAGATCTTCTTCGTGGCCGTCATCCAGAGTGAGGTGCCGCCGCTCTTCGTCATCGAGTTCCTGCACCGCGTCGTGGACACGTTCCAG GATTATTTTGGAGTCTGTTCAGAGGTAATAATCAAGGACAATGTTGTGGTGGTTTATGAGGTGCTGGAGGAGATGCTGGACAATGGCTTTCCATTGGCAACAGAGTCTAATATTCTTAAGGAACTGATAAAGCCTCCTACTATTCTGCGAACAGTCGTCAACACCATCACAG gaAGCACTAATGTGGGTGACCAGCTTCCCACTGGACAGCTCTCAGTGGTGCCTTGGAGACGCACTGGTGTAAAATATACCAACAATGAGGCCTATTTTGATGTGATTGAGGAGATAGATGCAATCATTGACAAATCGG GTTCCACCATTACTGCTGAAATCCAAGGAGTGATTGATGCTTGTGTCAAGCTGACTGGGATGCCAGACCTTACCCTCTCCTTTATG aacCCTCGGTTATTGGATGATGTCAGCTTTCACCCATGTGTGCGCTTTAAGCGCTGGGAGTCAGAGAGAATACTCTCCTTCATTCCTCCTGATGGAAATTTCCGCTTGCTATCCTACCATGTCAGTGCTCAGAA TCTTGTGGCAATTCCTGTCTACGTTAAGCACAACATCAGTTTTCGTGATAGCAGCTCACTGGGACGATTTGAGATCACAGTGGGGCCAAAGCAGACTATGGGGAAGACTGTAGAGGGAGTGATGGTCACTAGCCAGATGCCAAAAAGTGTCTTAAATATGACCCTCACACCCTCTCAGGGAACACATGTCTTTGATCCAGTTACAAAG GACTGA
- the AP3M2 gene encoding AP-3 complex subunit mu-2 isoform X1 gives MIHSLFLINASGDIFLEKHWKSVVSRSVCDYFFEAQERASEAENVPPVIPTPHHYLLSVYRHKIFFVAVIQSEVPPLFVIEFLHRVVDTFQDYFGVCSEVIIKDNVVVVYEVLEEMLDNGFPLATESNILKELIKPPTILRTVVNTITGSTNVGDQLPTGQLSVVPWRRTGVKYTNNEAYFDVIEEIDAIIDKSGSTITAEIQGVIDACVKLTGMPDLTLSFMNPRLLDDVSFHPCVRFKRWESERILSFIPPDGNFRLLSYHVSAQNLVAIPVYVKHNISFRDSSSLGRFEITVGPKQTMGKTVEGVMVTSQMPKSVLNMTLTPSQGTHVFDPVTKLLSWDVGKINPQKLPSLKGSVSLQAGTSKPDENPTINLQFKIQQLAISGLKVNRLDMYGEKYKPFKGIKYMTKAGKFQVRT, from the exons ATGATCCACAGTCTGTTCCTGATCAACGCCTCGGGGGACATCTTCCTGGAGAAGCACTGGAAGAGCGTCGTTAGCCGCTCCGTCTGTGACTATTTCTTTGAGGCGCAGGAGCGGGCCTCGGAGGCGGAGAACGTGCCGCCGGTGATCCCCACGCCGCACCACTACCTCCTTAGCGTCTACCGCCACAAGATCTTCTTCGTGGCCGTCATCCAGAGTGAGGTGCCGCCGCTCTTCGTCATCGAGTTCCTGCACCGCGTCGTGGACACGTTCCAG GATTATTTTGGAGTCTGTTCAGAGGTAATAATCAAGGACAATGTTGTGGTGGTTTATGAGGTGCTGGAGGAGATGCTGGACAATGGCTTTCCATTGGCAACAGAGTCTAATATTCTTAAGGAACTGATAAAGCCTCCTACTATTCTGCGAACAGTCGTCAACACCATCACAG gaAGCACTAATGTGGGTGACCAGCTTCCCACTGGACAGCTCTCAGTGGTGCCTTGGAGACGCACTGGTGTAAAATATACCAACAATGAGGCCTATTTTGATGTGATTGAGGAGATAGATGCAATCATTGACAAATCGG GTTCCACCATTACTGCTGAAATCCAAGGAGTGATTGATGCTTGTGTCAAGCTGACTGGGATGCCAGACCTTACCCTCTCCTTTATG aacCCTCGGTTATTGGATGATGTCAGCTTTCACCCATGTGTGCGCTTTAAGCGCTGGGAGTCAGAGAGAATACTCTCCTTCATTCCTCCTGATGGAAATTTCCGCTTGCTATCCTACCATGTCAGTGCTCAGAA TCTTGTGGCAATTCCTGTCTACGTTAAGCACAACATCAGTTTTCGTGATAGCAGCTCACTGGGACGATTTGAGATCACAGTGGGGCCAAAGCAGACTATGGGGAAGACTGTAGAGGGAGTGATGGTCACTAGCCAGATGCCAAAAAGTGTCTTAAATATGACCCTCACACCCTCTCAGGGAACACATGTCTTTGATCCAGTTACAAAG TTACTGTCATGGGATGTTGGGAAAATAAATCCCCAGAAACTGCCAAGTCTGAAGGGAAGCGTGAGCCTGCAAGCTGGGACATCAAAACCAGATGAAAACCCCACCATTAACCTGCAGtttaaaattcagcagctgGCTATATCTG GACTGAAGGTGAATCGCCTGGACATGTATGGGGAGAAGTACAAGCCATTCAAGGGGATAAAATACATGACTAAGGCTGGCAAGTTCCAAGTCCGAACCTAG